From Nicotiana tabacum cultivar K326 chromosome 15, ASM71507v2, whole genome shotgun sequence, the proteins below share one genomic window:
- the LOC107780616 gene encoding zinc-finger homeodomain protein 2-like isoform X2 translates to MEFDEEHEDQEEEIANIPQIPTTENNYQELGEGGPISQAAATLRKNNVPIPRYRECLKNHAVGIGGQAVDGCGEFLPSGEEGTLDALKCAACNCHRNFHRKEVEGEILNFHHPTPPPPILHHPPHHYPYRYHQRPLALPSISSREDIEEYVSNPSSSGGSGSRKRFRTKFTQDQKEKMFAFAEGLGWRIQKENEAAVQQFCAETNIRRQVFKVWMRNNKNTLGKKP, encoded by the coding sequence ATGGAATTTGATGAAGAACATGAAGACCAAGAAGAGGAAATTGCTAATATTCCTCAAATACCAACAACTGAGAATAATTACCAAGAACTTGGAGAAGGTGGTCCAATTTCACAAGCAGCTGCAACTTTAAGAAAAAACAATGTTCCTATTCCAAGATATAGAGAGTGCTTAAAAAATCATGCCGTAGGTATAGGTGGACAAGCTGTAGACGGTTGCGGAGAATTTCTGCCCTCAGGTGAAGAAGGTACTTTAGATGCTCTAAAATGTGCTGCTTGTAATTGTCACAGAAATTTCCACCGTAAAGAAGTTGAAGGAGAAATATTAAACTTCCACCACCCTACCCCACCACCACCCATCCTTCACCACCCACCCCACCACTACCCATATCGTTATCATCAAAGGCCATTGGCATTACCATCAATTTCTTCAAGAGAGGATATTGAAGAATATGTATCTAACCCTAGTAGTAGTGGTGGGAGTGGTTCGAGAAAAAGGTTTAGGACAAAGTTCACACAAGACCAAAAGGAGAAAATGTTTGCTTTTGCTGAAGGATTGGGATGGCGTATTCAGAAGGAAAATGAGGCAGCAGTGCAGCAGTTTTGTGCagagacaaatattaggagacAAGTTTTCAAGGTTTGGATGCGCAATAACAAGAACACTCTTGGTAAAAAACCCTAA
- the LOC107780616 gene encoding zinc-finger homeodomain protein 2-like isoform X1 yields the protein MEFDEEHEDQEEEIANIPQIPTTENNYQELGEGGPISQAAATLRKNNVPIPRYRECLKNHAVGIGGQAVDGCGEFLPSGEEGTLDALKCAACNCHRNFHRKEVEGEILNFHHPTPPPPILHHPPHHYPYRYHQRPLALPSISSREDIEEYVSNPSSSGGSGSRKRFRTKFTQDQKEKMFAFAEGLGWRIQKENEAAVQQFCAETNIRRQVFKVWMRNNKNTLGEGVVVALRG from the exons ATGGAATTTGATGAAGAACATGAAGACCAAGAAGAGGAAATTGCTAATATTCCTCAAATACCAACAACTGAGAATAATTACCAAGAACTTGGAGAAGGTGGTCCAATTTCACAAGCAGCTGCAACTTTAAGAAAAAACAATGTTCCTATTCCAAGATATAGAGAGTGCTTAAAAAATCATGCCGTAGGTATAGGTGGACAAGCTGTAGACGGTTGCGGAGAATTTCTGCCCTCAGGTGAAGAAGGTACTTTAGATGCTCTAAAATGTGCTGCTTGTAATTGTCACAGAAATTTCCACCGTAAAGAAGTTGAAGGAGAAATATTAAACTTCCACCACCCTACCCCACCACCACCCATCCTTCACCACCCACCCCACCACTACCCATATCGTTATCATCAAAGGCCATTGGCATTACCATCAATTTCTTCAAGAGAGGATATTGAAGAATATGTATCTAACCCTAGTAGTAGTGGTGGGAGTGGTTCGAGAAAAAGGTTTAGGACAAAGTTCACACAAGACCAAAAGGAGAAAATGTTTGCTTTTGCTGAAGGATTGGGATGGCGTATTCAGAAGGAAAATGAGGCAGCAGTGCAGCAGTTTTGTGCagagacaaatattaggagacAAGTTTTCAAGGTTTGGATGCGCAATAACAAGAACACTCTTG GGGAGGGGGTGGTTGTTGCGCTGAGAGGCTGA